The DNA sequence ggataaatgggtgatgggcattaagaagggcgcTTGTTGTGATAAACATTATATgttagtgaaataaatcagtaaaagacaaataccatattatttcactcatgcggaattgaagaaacacaacagatgaacataggggaagggaaggaaaaataagacaaaaacagagagggaggcaaaccataagacactcttaaatatagagaacaaactgagatcTATTGGAGGGGGTGCGATAGGGGgagtgggctagatgggtgatgggcattaggagggcacttgttgggatgagcactgggtgttttatgtaaatgatgaatcactgggttcgactcctgaaaccaatactacactgtatgttaactaacttgaatttaaataaatggattttttaaaaagaatactcagtggggaaagaataatctccacaacaaatggtgttggagaaACTATATGTGGATAACCACATATACAGAAATGAAATTGAACCCccatcttacaccatacacaaaaattagctTGAAATGGACTAAAGACAGAAACATAAGGCCTTACaatgtaaaacttctagaagaaaacagggaagaaTTTCCTTCACATTGGTCTAGGCAATGATATctggatatgataccaaaagcacaaacaacaaaagcataatcaagtgggactacatcaaactaaaaagcttctgcacagtaaaagagacaaagaaaagacaaCCTAGGGAACAGggaagaatatttgcaaaccatatatctgataaggggttcatatccaaaatatataaggaactcatataactcaacagcaaaaataaaacccacaaataaCTCAACTAGGAAAGTGGCAAGGGATTTGAATTGTCATTTCTTCAAAAAGGACAAATAGTACAAAAAGACAATCAAATAGTGAAAAAGTACTCTGCTTCACTAATCAGCAgtgagatgcaaatcaaaactatgatgaaatATCCCCTCACATCTGTGACAATAGCTGTCACCAAAAAGGCAAgttgtgaagaaaagggaacccttgggcACTGATGCTGAAAATGTGAATGGGTGCAACCACtacagaaaacagcatggaggttcctcaaaaagttaaaaatataaccaccATATGAATCAGGAATACGACTTCTGGGTATacatgcaaaggaaatgaaagacggATATCAAAAagatatgtttattgcagcattattcacaatagaaaAGATTATGGAAACAACTTAGGTGCCTTCCAGACaggtttttattaaattccaggtggttaacatatagtgtaatattagtttcaactgtagaatttagtgattcatcacttacatacaatacccagtgctcatcacaagtgacacatcacctatttaacccttCCCCCGTCCACCTCCCGTCCATTTGTTTGCTCTGTATTGTTAAGTCTGTTTTCTGGCTTGCCTCTCTTTtgccccctatgttcatctgttttgtttcttaaattccacatatgagtgaaatctaaCTGACTtacttctcttagcataataccttctagctccattcacgtcattgcaaatggcaagatttcattttttttttaattttaatgataatttatttttgagagaaacagagacaggatgcgagtgggttaggggaagagagagagagagacacagaatctgaagcaggctccaggctctgagctgtcagcacagagccccacgtggggctcaaactcacaagctgtgagatcatgacctgagccaaagtcggaggctcaaccgactgagccacccaagtgcccctagatttcattctcttttatggctgagcaatattccatttatCATTCaaccataagaaagaaggaaattctactATTTGTGACCACATGAATGGATcttgagtgtattatgctgagataagtcagacagagaaagagaaatactgtatgatctcactttaTATGTAGAACCTAAAATAACTGAACtcataaaaacagtaaaatggtaGCCCAGAGACTGAGGAGTTGGGGGAGTTGCGGGGGATGTTGTTTAAGGATACAAACTCACAACTagtagataaataagtcctggagatGTAAGGCACagcactgtgattttttttttttttttttttttgcacagcaCTGTGATTATAGGCAACAATACTGTATTTACAAACTTCAAAGTTGCTAGGAGACTAGATCTTCATTTTTCCTACCACAAGAAGAAATAATTACACGACATGATAGATGTGGTAGCTAACACTTGGCTGGCGCCAcagtccctccccgcccccccacccttatctgtggtttcattttctgCAGTTCAGTTAATTACAGTCAACCGTAGTCCAGAAGGAGATGATCCTCCTTGTGACAtattgtcagaaggtcagtagcTGCCTAATGCTATTTCACATTGCCTGTGTCATTgatctcacttcatctcatcacataaacattttatcatctcacaccacTGCAAGAAGGGTGAGCACCATATAATAAGATACTCTGAGAGAgaacacattcacataacttctgTTACagcatattgttataattgttccattttattatcGATGTTGTTGATCTCTTACTCTGCCTAATTtgtaagttaaactttatcatagttatatatatatatatatatatatatatatatataggaaaaaacatagcatATATAGAGTGCAGTACTATCTGCTGTTTTATGCATCCACTGGGGGTTTTGGAACATATCCCCCTTCGGGGTAAGGGGGGGGGGACTACTGTAATAATATTACCATAcaaaaatgtatcaaatcaacatattatacaccttaaacttacagtgttgtatttcaattatatttaaaaagtagtcCATGGTACTGTaacagcattgtatggtgacagatggcatcTACACTTTCGGTGAGCACAGCATGACACATGGAGTTATCAAactactatgttgtacacctgaaactaatgtaacattgtgtgccaactatacttcaataaaaaaagggttcaaaatatttttaattattattctaaatCTCATAGGCGCCAATAAAATAGAAGTCAAGTCCACCTCCCAACAGGCTAAGCAcagccattttgttttcttcactgttgaAACAGTTTGCTGCTCTTTGTTTAATTCAGAAAACTATTAAACTTTACATTTTCTCTCTATATCTTacttgaaaatgtaaataaaattaatttaaaatataaaaaatagaaatcatacacATCAGAATAAGATGATCACACGACGGCAGGCtcatggaaactgaggctaagataTGGAATGGTAGAATCATGGCCCCCATTTCACActcacttctgggcatatatttGCTCACTGAATGGAACAGGTGTAAAATTGCCATCCCTATTTGCCTAAATTGTTCCCTTTCCCTAACTTTCTGATACACACACTTACCACAAGCAAGCACACCAAGTTAAACATGGTCATAATTAACTTCACTGTCTCTGATTTAGTTAAGATTTCATAGTATATTCTCATATTTCTTCAAAACTGTGGGATTACATATTCTAGCCCTAGTGACTCATTTATATCTACTTTGATAACTGAAGATAAATGGTCTGAGGAAGGGGTTCCTGAGGCATGCTGATGAGGAAGCCCTGAGCACATGTGGAATGAATGTGGAATGTTCACAGCTCTGTCAGAGCACCACATTAACAAGAGCTGAATCTGGGGTTCCATAAGTTGTCCAGGCAACTCCGTCCCTCATCTTTCCAAAACTGGCCATGCTTAAATCTTCCCACTTCTTTCCTCAGCTAACTAAAATGGCTCTTAGGCAGGCTAATCACTTTTCCCCGTCCAAGCAGCCTGTGAAGTGCGCTCTTGACATCCTTGTTGCGGAGGCTGTACACAAAAGGGTTGGCCAAAGGTGTAATGGCAGTGTACATCACAGAAGCCACCATGTCTTGTTCCTGAGAGTTCTGGGAAGAAGGCTGGAAGTAGACCCAAATAATGGTGCCATAGAGGAAGCCAACCATGGTGAGGTGGGATCCACAAGTAGAGACTGCACGGTGGCGACCAGCAGCTGAAGGCAAACGCAGGATGGTGGCCCCAATGCGAACATAGGAGAGTACAATAAGGGCACAGGGACCTAGCATGAGGAAGCCACCCTCCAAAAATATGGCCAGTTCATTGGAATGTATGTCAGAGCAAGAGGCTCGCAGAAGTGGTCGGTGGTCACAAAAGAAGTGGGGAAGGTTAACGTTGCCCTTGGCATCCCCAGCCCAGTATAGAGGCAAGAGAAGTCCTACATGCAGCATGGTGTGCACTATGGACACCATCCAGCTCAAGGCCAGTAAGTGGGCACAGAGTCGACGATTCATCACTGAATGGTAGTGCAGGGGGtcacagatggccacatagcgatcCAGAGCCATGACAGAAATAACAAGTGTATCCGTAACTCCAAATgcatagaagaaaaagaactggGCCAAGCAGCGGGCAGCAGGAATGGCTGGGTAATTAGACACCAGATGGGCCAGCAACTGGGGCAGGGTGACTGTGGACAGCCCCATGTCAATCACAGAGAGACCACGGAGCAGATAATACATAGGTGAGTGGAGCCTGGAGTCCCGGGAGATTAGCAGCACTAGAGTCACGTTCCCCATTATGGTGGCCAGGTAAATAGCCAGGAACAGGAGAAAAAGGAGATTTGGGGAGATTCTAGCTCTTGAGAACCCAAGGAGCAAGAAGACTGGAGAGTGTGAAGCATTAGGGGTGCAGCCCATGATAAATGACGATGAGCCTGCCTAAAAGAGAGTTTGTATCAAAAATCAAGTCATAGGTAGTAGGCCGAGGGTCATAACAGTTCTAATTGATTTATGTACATTATTCAAGCTCCTTAAAGACTTAAATTCAACTGACCACCATGGCCCTTCTACTAGGTCTATGACTTCACTTCCTTAATTTATTACAGCCTTTTCTCCATTATTGCTTCCTTTTCATCCACTCTAGTGGCTCCTTTTCTGTAAACCAGCAACCCTGATAAAGTCCCTCAAACAGTTATAAAATCTTCACTCAATATGGTCTTTTCATTCTACTATTACTCCTCTCCTTCCAATGGCAAACTTGGTGACAAAATTCCTATACTCACAGGCACTAGCTCCTCATCTTCAGTTTACACCTCATCCCACTGCAGCCCTCATGatctcttctctctgaccctgtAAACAACATAATGTATCAtttaatatgtaacatataaaaatGGTTTACTATCAGTAGTCGGTTTTTATAGTGAAATCGCTTCAGGTTGTCctgaaataacttatttttactctttattcaattttattggTTGATGGCATCACCATTATCATCTATCTGGTTGCCCAAAACTGGGGTCAATCTCTCCCTCATCTCCTCATATTCAATCACTCCTTGACTTCTACATTTTTCCTTATATCCATCCTTTGCTCTCCTTTGAGTGGAATCCACTCACACTATTTAAGCTTCAGCAACTCTGACCAGTGCTAATTTCATAACCTCATGACGAGTTTCTCCACTTATTTCCCTTGATAGATCTTTCATACTGGTTTGAGAGGAAAACTTTCAACAAGTGATTCTCTATTTAAAGAGTCCGGGTCTTCAGAATAGAATCCAAATAGCTTGATCTGGCTTGTAAAGAACTTTCATTGTCAGTAGCTAAACTATCTTACCAAGTTCATGCTGAGTCACCtacccagtatttttttttattctcagcttagttaacatacagtgtagtcttggctttaggaatagaacccagtgattcatcacttacatatatcacccagtgttcatcccaacaggtgctttccttaatgcccatcacccatttaccccacccccatctatcaacaatagccaaattatggcaagagcccaaatgtccattaactgatgaatggattcagaagatgtggtatatacacacaatggaatactgcttggtaatcaaaaaaaatgaaatatttccatttgcaacaacatggatggaattggagggtattatgctaagtgaaataagtcagagaaagataggtatcatatgatttcattaatatgtggaatttgagaaacctacccagtatttttaaaactagacAGTTCTTTCTCAGTTTTATGAACATGGTAAGCTCTCAGATTTCTGTAGATCttcatatttta is a window from the Felis catus isolate Fca126 chromosome D4, F.catus_Fca126_mat1.0, whole genome shotgun sequence genome containing:
- the LOC101098174 gene encoding olfactory receptor 1B1, which translates into the protein MGCTPNASHSPVFLLLGFSRARISPNLLFLLFLAIYLATIMGNVTLVLLISRDSRLHSPMYYLLRGLSVIDMGLSTVTLPQLLAHLVSNYPAIPAARCLAQFFFFYAFGVTDTLVISVMALDRYVAICDPLHYHSVMNRRLCAHLLALSWMVSIVHTMLHVGLLLPLYWAGDAKGNVNLPHFFCDHRPLLRASCSDIHSNELAIFLEGGFLMLGPCALIVLSYVRIGATILRLPSAAGRHRAVSTCGSHLTMVGFLYGTIIWVYFQPSSQNSQEQDMVASVMYTAITPLANPFVYSLRNKDVKSALHRLLGRGKVISLPKSHFS